From Primulina tabacum isolate GXHZ01 chromosome 2, ASM2559414v2, whole genome shotgun sequence, one genomic window encodes:
- the LOC142529992 gene encoding cytochrome P450 CYP94D108 — protein MVIQFLFVFLISLYFYVFLYRAKSKKITYGFRSYPLVGSLPDFLRNRHRFLDWSTEVLSNCPTNTAVFHRPGKVNGVIHANPQLVEHMLKSNFDNYPKGVRFRTLLEDFLGGGIFNTDGELWRIQRKTASYEFNTKSLRNFVMENVTVELQKRLIPILETAAEEERVLDAQDILERFAFDNICKLAFNVDPGCLGGDGTAGGEFMQAFEDAATLSSGRFMYALPRSYVVKKFFNLGSEKKLKNSIATVYDFADKIISTRMEEKSEKKDEDLLSRFMGNGENSVEYLRDIVISFILAGRDTTSSALSWFFWLLSSKPDVEETIIQELDKIRQKNGKKIGDIFTFDELREMHYLQASISEAMRLYPPVPIDTKACNEDDILPDGTFIGKDWFISYHTYAMGRMVSIWGNDCCDYKPERWIENGICKQESPFKFPVFHAGPRMCLGKDMAYIQMKSIAAAVLERFVIQVLMEKGKCPEHLLSLTLRMKGGLPVIVKKRIVST, from the coding sequence ATGGTAATCCAATTTCTCTTCGTCTTCTTGATTTCCCTCTACTTTTACGTGTTCCTTTACCGTGCAAAATCCAAGAAAATTACATACGGATTCAGAAGCTACCCGCTCGTCGGTTCTCTACCGGATTTCCTCCGCAACCGCCACCGCTTCCTTGACTGGAGCACCGAAGTGTTGTCCAACTGCCCCACCAACACCGCGGTCTTCCACCGTCCCGGAAAAGTTAACGGCGTTATCCATGCCAACCCGCAACTTGTCGAGCATATGCTGAAATCGAACTTCGATAACTACCCAAAAGGCGTGCGCTTCAGGACCCTTCTCGAAGATTTCCTTGGAGGTGGAATCTTCAACACGGATGGAGAACTATGGAGGATTCAGCGCAAAACGGCGAGTTATGAGTTCAATACGAAATCCCTCCGGAATTTCGTCATGGAAAATGTAACTGTGGAGTTGCAGAAGCGTTTGATCCCGATTCTTGAAACAGCGGCTGAAGAGGAGAGGGTTCTGGATGCACAAGACATTCTCGAAAGATTTGCGTTTGATAATATCTGTAAACTTGCGTTTAATGTTGATCCAGGTTGTCTGGGCGGAGATGGAACCGCAGGTGGGGAATTCATGCAGGCTTTTGAGGATGCTGCGACGCTCAGTTCCGGTAGATTTATGTATGCTTTACCAAGATCATATGTAGTTAAGAAGTTTTTCAATCTGGGATCGgagaaaaaattgaaaaattcaaTCGCTACTGTTTATGATTTTGCTGATAAGATAATTAGTACAAGAATGGAGGAGAAATCTGAGAAAAAAGATGAggatttgttatcaagattcaTGGGAAATGGTGAAAATTCAGTTGAATATTTAAGGGATATTGTTATTAGTTTCATTTTAGCCGGCAGGGACACTACATCATCAGCTCTCTCTTGGTTCTTTTGGTTGCTATCTTCAAAACCAGATGTAGAGGAAACAATTATTCAAGAACTAGATAAAATTCGACAAAAAAATGGGAAAAAAATCGGTGATATATTCACTTTCGATGAATTGCGTGAAATGCATTATCTCCAAGCATCCATATCAGAAGCCATGAGGCTTTATCCACCGGTGCCCATAGACACAAAAGCGTGTAATGAAGATGACATACTGCCCGATGGCACGTTTATCGGCAAGGATTGGTTCATTTCATATCACACGTATGCTATGGGGAGGATGGTGAGTATTTGGGGCAATGATTGCTGCGACTATAAGCCAGAAAGGTGGATTGAGAACGGGATTTGTAAGCAAGAAAGTCCCTTTAAGTTTCCGGTTTTTCACGCCGGCCCGCGAATGTGTTTAGGGAAAGATATGGCCTATATTCAGATGAAATCCATAGCTGCTGCTGTATTAGAGAGATTTGTAATACAAGTGTTGATGGAGAAAGGTAAGTGCCCTGAGCATTTGCTGTCTCTGACTCTGAGGATGAAGGGTGGTTTGCCCGTGATAGTGAAGAAGAGGATCGTGTCAACTTAA